One Algoriphagus sp. Y33 genomic window, TGCAAATGACAAAACAGTTATCCATTGAGAAGAAATAAAAATTCAACTAAAATTTTGATGTTTAAAATGATTCAATAAATTTGAAAAATAAGTTTTTAAAAGACTATACCGTATTTTCTAATTTTCAGTAACTTTTTACTAACCCAATTAACCTTTTAAGCGATGAAAATAGGCCATCAATTGAAAAAAGCCAGAGAATCTAACAAACTAAGCCAGCATGAAGTGTCCGACCTTTTAGGCATTTCACAAAAGACACTATCCAATATAGAGAGCAACAAATCCCAGCCGACTGTTGCACAACTTGCTTTGATGGGAGATATTTACAAGTTGGATATTCTAAAATTGTTATCCGAAAACGGAATCCATTTATCCCCCTCTCGCAATCTCTCTGAAGCTGAAAAAGAATTACAAAACCTGAAAAATGCACTGGGAAGAATTATTGGAAAATAAAGTCTCTCCTTGCTGAGAAAAGGTTATGGCTATGTAAGATAAACTACTACAGAAGGGAAATCACCTCTAAAATTCCAATTTGTAGAACTCTTCAAGGGTTAATATTTGAAAATAAACGCACTTACGTTAACGAACCCTTGAAGAGTTTTTTAGGATAAAAGTGTTTTGCTTGACCGACATCTCATGACCTGCCTGGAACGGCAGGCAACCTTGGACTTATGGTAATAAAGGCTCAAGACTTCTTTTTACCTAGACTGATTTGATCCCCTGAACAATGCAGTCTGAAGACTGCATTGCATTCTTAGTCTACGCTACCTATCCAGAAGCCTTCTATGGTAATTTATTTGGCCTAAATGGTAGTTGAAATGGCCATAAAGGTGTATTAGAAAATAACTGTGAGACATTTTTGATCCAAATACTTTCAAAGGATAGTCTTTGTCAAGCATTGCTTCATCCAAACCTTCCAGACTGGCTGTCACTATGCCTTGTAATTTCTCCACCATATCCACCAATTCAGATCTGGGGACACCCTTGCCGGAAAATTCAAATTCCCGATTGCGGATGTAGTCAAACCCTCCTATTTCTTTGCCTACAAAGTGAGACATATTTCCCAGCAGATGAAGACAAAGGTTGCCCGCTGAGTTTGCAATACTGTGGTCTATTTTCCACAAGTTTTCTTCGTTGGAGTAAGCTTCGATTTCCTGTTTCAGTCGATCTGTATCCCGCTCAAAAAGTTGTATTAATTCTTCAATTGTCATATTTGTTAAAATGTAGAGTATTTCAAATAGGCTTTAGCCATTTTTTCATCATATTTATTCTGAGCGTATGCAGGGCCATTATAGCAGTACGCAAATTTTGCCCAGTTTTTATCTTGTAGATACGTCAAGCATCGATTTTTGAGGATATATCTACCAAAAGCTTCCAAGTGATTTCTTTCATGCAGGTGCATTTCATCTACAAACTGCTGAACAGATTCATAACCAAGGGGTAGTGCATGAAATCCCATAACCTGATAGCTTCCCCATGATGCAGAAGCAAGTGCAGCTTCTTTGAATCCCGGATCAGTGGAAATCGAAATTGCCTGCTCCAAGCGCCGGTACTCTGCTGTACCTCCCAAGTAGTGTTTTTTGACAAAACTCTTATGCAGTACACTTTTGTTGGAAGAATTGGCGAAATGCTCCGGATCAATGCCTCTGGCTTTTAACTGCCTCCAGAAAACGTGCCCCTCGAAAAGAATCTTGGGTCTGCCATCTATTAAAAATCCTTTCCCCGAACTTTCTACTTCATTTACAGCTTTTACTGCAGCAAGTTCCAGTTGATATTTAGTTGCGAAATCAATGAGATCCTGCTCCCCAAGAAATACATCACCAAATACATCTGCAGGTTTTGTTTTGTCAATGAGCAGAGTCCAGGTTTTTACTCCCACTACCCCATCGACTACGAGTTGCTCCTTTTTCTGGAAGTCTTTGACAGCAGTATCGGTTTCAACTCCGAAATATCCTGATGCGGGAATCTCATAGCCAACCTTTCCGAGAAGCTCCTGTAAAAATGAAACAGATGAGCCCCTTGATCTCAGTCTTATAGTTTGCATTGCTATATCAGTTAAAAATAAAAAGCACTTCAAGTTAACTGAAGCGCTTCATATTAGCAATTACATTTATTACCAATTATTCAGGATCAATCACATTTTTACGCATTCCAAACTTACTGGCTTTCATTGCTTTTGGCTCAGAAGGATCCTTCGGTTCAGTTGGTTTTTTTCCCTCTATTGGCTTAGCTTGCCCTTCAATATTCGTCTGGCTTTTAGAATTTTCTCTTTTTGGAAATGGCTTTTTATTTCCTCCGGAACCTGATTTCTTATTTTTGCTGAGTGTTGGTTTTTTCTTTGAACCAAAGTCAGATTTGCCTTTTTCAGCAGTTCCTGTATACACCGGTCCTGCTTCAAATCCTTCCGGCAAAGGCATTTGAGGCACTTTCATCCCTATTAGTTTTTCTATTCGGTCAAACTTATGCTGATCCTTAGGATTGACGAACGTAATAGCAGCGCCTTTAGCATCTGCACGGGCGGTACGCCCTACCCTGTGTACATAGTCTTCAGGGTCAGATGGAGTGTCATAATTAATCACCAATTCTATTCCTACCACATCGATGCCGCGGGAAATAATATCTGTTCCTATCAGAATTTTCACTGATTTATTCTTGAAGGCAGACATGATCTTTTCCCGCTCTACCTGCTCTAGATCTGAATGAAATGCCTCTATATCAAAATGC contains:
- a CDS encoding helix-turn-helix domain-containing protein: MKIGHQLKKARESNKLSQHEVSDLLGISQKTLSNIESNKSQPTVAQLALMGDIYKLDILKLLSENGIHLSPSRNLSEAEKELQNLKNALGRIIGK
- a CDS encoding DinB family protein; its protein translation is MTIEELIQLFERDTDRLKQEIEAYSNEENLWKIDHSIANSAGNLCLHLLGNMSHFVGKEIGGFDYIRNREFEFSGKGVPRSELVDMVEKLQGIVTASLEGLDEAMLDKDYPLKVFGSKMSHSYFLIHLYGHFNYHLGQINYHRRLLDR
- a CDS encoding N-acetylmuramidase family protein — translated: MQTIRLRSRGSSVSFLQELLGKVGYEIPASGYFGVETDTAVKDFQKKEQLVVDGVVGVKTWTLLIDKTKPADVFGDVFLGEQDLIDFATKYQLELAAVKAVNEVESSGKGFLIDGRPKILFEGHVFWRQLKARGIDPEHFANSSNKSVLHKSFVKKHYLGGTAEYRRLEQAISISTDPGFKEAALASASWGSYQVMGFHALPLGYESVQQFVDEMHLHERNHLEAFGRYILKNRCLTYLQDKNWAKFAYCYNGPAYAQNKYDEKMAKAYLKYSTF